A window of Deltaproteobacteria bacterium genomic DNA:
AACTGTCTTTCCCTATATTCTGTATTTCTATTTCTTTTTCTTCTTCTATAAGGGATGGATAAGCACATCCATACCTAAGTTTGATGTGTTCGGCGTTTTTCAGTGAAGTTCTTAATCCCAAAGCTATATCATTTGTTATATATGCACCACCTATATTTAATGAAGAAACATATCTTATACTACCATTATTAAATATTGCAATATTTGTTGTTTTCCCACCTATATCCACTAAAGCAACCCCTAATTCTATTTCTTCTGGATAAAGAACAGCCCTACTGGATGCAATGGGTTCTAAGATAATATCTTTTACTTTTAAGTCGCTTTCTTGGCAGCTTTTTATTATGTTTTGGACACATACCATTAGCCCTGTAATTATATATACCTTTGCTTCTAATCGCATACCCATTATACCCAAAGGATCCTTTATCCCTTCTTGACCATCTACAATAAACTCCTGTGGTATTATGTGAAGAATATACCTTCCAGGAGAGGCAATTACTGTCTTTGCTCCATCCATCACTCTCTTCACATCGGATACGGATATCTCTTTGTTTTTAACCGCTACCACACTGCTGCTACTTAGCGTTTTGATGTGATTGCCCGAAATACCTACATAGACCTCGTTTATTTTGTTGCCGGACATCCTTTCTGCTTGATGCACCGCACCTTTAATGGATGCTACCATTTGATCCATGTTTACCACTACCCCGTTTTTTAGAGCTTGTGATTCTTTTTTGCCGATGCCAATGACCTTTAAACTTCCTTCTTTTGTTTGTTCTCCCACAACAGCGCATGTCTTTGTCGTGCCAATATCCAGCCCTACTACAAATTTATCTGTTTTCTTTGCCATGTCTTCTCCACTTTATTACTACCACTTTCTTGTAGCAAGCATTCACTAAATAAATATCCTTTTTCTTTGTTATTAAATCACTCCATATTTTGTTTAAGTTGTCAACATGTCTCTTGTTGCAATGGGAAGGATCAAAAGCGATATCTATACCACATTTCATGTTTACAACCATGTAATGATCAGAAAGGAGTTTCACATAATTTATACCTCCCAGCTTGTTTTCTATGTGCTTGCATTGTTCATATATGCTTTTGTACATTCTACTGTTTATATTATTAACCATTTGTTTAACAATTAGTAACCTGGATATATCTATAGGTAATGATGAACGATAAAGATCTATTATATTGCCATTTCTATCCAGGAGATAATGTTTGTTTTTTATCTCTGATATGATGCATGGTTTTTTCTCTTCTATATCGATAACAAGGGTATGGGGAAAAATTTTTGTAATCCTTACCTTCTCTACCCATTTTTTTCTACTTAATTTGTTGTATATTTCGTCTTTGTTTACTTTAAGCAATGAGGCGTTTATGCTCAAGTCATTGAAAAGTTCATCTTTGGACAAAACCCTAACTCCTTTTACATACACATGAGTAACTTTTAAAATATCAGGAAGTTTCTTTGATGCTACATCAACTGCTATTAGTGTAACTATTAAGATTATAAAAATCAATATTAAAATTATTACTTTTAAAAAGGGTTTTTGTCTTCTTTTTCTCGGTAAATCTTTATAGTCTTTCATTTACGCTTTGTAGAATAACTTGAGTCATATCTTCAAAGCTGTATCCTTTTACATCGGCTGCTTTGGGAAACAAGCTAGTTTCTGTCATACCTGGTATAGTATTTACTTCTAATATATAAGGGATATTCCCTTCACTCAACATCATGTCTATACGGGCCATGCCTCTGCAATTCAGTATCTTGTAGATTTTAAGAGCAATGTTTTCACATAGCTTTTTTGTTATTTCTGGTAACGCTGCAGGAATGATGTATTCTGTAGAGCCTAATGTATATTTGTTGTGATAATTATAAAAGCCGTGATGTGGTTTTATCTCTATAATGGGTAAAATTTCACCATTGAGTATGCTTACAGTTAGTTCCTTTCCGAAAATAGCCTGCTCAATGAGTAGAGTTTCGTACCTATTTAATAATTTATTTATGGTTTGTTGTAGCTCTTTTTTATTATATACAAAACATACATCAACACTCGAACCTTCTTCTCGCGGCTTTATGACCGCAGGAAAACAATTCCATGAATAATCACCTTTTTTTTCTATAAGGGCGAATTTTGTTGTGGGTATATTATAATGTGAAAGAAGAATCTTTGTTAAAAATTTATCCATAGCTAATATGCTTGCTTTTTTGCCAGATCCTGTATAGGGAATAGAAAACATATCTAAGGCTGCCTGCAGAGTTCCATTTTCTCCATCCCCGCCATGAAGGGCAATAAAAACAGCATCAGCTTTACCTTCTATAATTTTTTCCAAGCATCTCTCTGCGCAGTCAATTTTGCAAACATCATATCCTTTTTTAGAGAGTGCATTGCAAACAGCTTCCCCTGTGCGGAGAGAGACCTCTCTTTCATTTGTTTTCCCACCACATACCACTGCTATTTTCATACGATGATTATCTCCTCTTCTAAGGAAATACCAAATTTTTCATAAACAGCTTTTTTTGCAAGTTCTATTAGTTTCACAACATCTTCGAATGTTGCTTTGCCGCGATTGATAAAGATATTAGCATGTTTCAAAGACACCTGTGCATCACCGATCGTATAACCTTTTAACCCTGCTTTTTCAATTAACAATCCAGCAGGTGCATTTTTCGTGTTTTTAAAGATACAACCTGCTGAAGGTTCCTGCGGTATGCTATTTTTTCTCCTGTTTAAAAGGAAATCTACTCTCGTTACAATCTTTTCTCTTTTGCCTTTTGTAAAATTTTTAAGGTGTATCTCGTATATTATTGCTTCTTTATGTATATCAATATGTCTATAAGTGGGATGTAAATCTTCTCTGTCAAGATAGTGCTCTTTGTCTCTATCATATATCTTTACACCCTGCAAAAAATCGGCAATACAGCTTCCGAAAGCACCACCATTCATGAATGTTATGCCAGCCATCGTGCCGGGGATGCCTGCCAAAAATTCTAATCCTTGAACCTCATTTTTTATACACCATTTTAAAAGTTCCCTGGTTGTAGTTGCTCCTCCGACCACAATTTTATC
This region includes:
- the ftsA gene encoding cell division protein FtsA, with the protein product MAKKTDKFVVGLDIGTTKTCAVVGEQTKEGSLKVIGIGKKESQALKNGVVVNMDQMVASIKGAVHQAERMSGNKINEVYVGISGNHIKTLSSSSVVAVKNKEISVSDVKRVMDGAKTVIASPGRYILHIIPQEFIVDGQEGIKDPLGIMGMRLEAKVYIITGLMVCVQNIIKSCQESDLKVKDIILEPIASSRAVLYPEEIELGVALVDIGGKTTNIAIFNNGSIRYVSSLNIGGAYITNDIALGLRTSLKNAEHIKLRYGCAYPSLIEEEKEIEIQNIGKDSSHSVSQHLLTEIVEARVEEICLMIKEGLKKTEGHTLGAGLVITGGSSQLIGLSEIAEEIFAMPVRIGNPYNISGLKEAIDNPSYSTAAGLAMNGLEKENGSTYYNEERYDSEKIKNWVSRMFNQAKNWLKESF
- the murB gene encoding UDP-N-acetylmuramate dehydrogenase, with the translated sequence MENGNRSSLQTKTIVKIEENINLSSFTTINIGGNADLIWLETLQDFERLYSSKRKIFYIGNGSKLLFSNNIKKYIFAKLGKSFSYIFMEGDKIVVGGATTTRELLKWCIKNEVQGLEFLAGIPGTMAGITFMNGGAFGSCIADFLQGVKIYDRDKEHYLDREDLHPTYRHIDIHKEAIIYEIHLKNFTKGKREKIVTRVDFLLNRRKNSIPQEPSAGCIFKNTKNAPAGLLIEKAGLKGYTIGDAQVSLKHANIFINRGKATFEDVVKLIELAKKAVYEKFGISLEEEIIIV
- a CDS encoding D-alanine--D-alanine ligase → MKIAVVCGGKTNEREVSLRTGEAVCNALSKKGYDVCKIDCAERCLEKIIEGKADAVFIALHGGDGENGTLQAALDMFSIPYTGSGKKASILAMDKFLTKILLSHYNIPTTKFALIEKKGDYSWNCFPAVIKPREEGSSVDVCFVYNKKELQQTINKLLNRYETLLIEQAIFGKELTVSILNGEILPIIEIKPHHGFYNYHNKYTLGSTEYIIPAALPEITKKLCENIALKIYKILNCRGMARIDMMLSEGNIPYILEVNTIPGMTETSLFPKAADVKGYSFEDMTQVILQSVNERL
- a CDS encoding FtsQ-type POTRA domain-containing protein, producing MKDYKDLPRKRRQKPFLKVIILILIFIILIVTLIAVDVASKKLPDILKVTHVYVKGVRVLSKDELFNDLSINASLLKVNKDEIYNKLSRKKWVEKVRITKIFPHTLVIDIEEKKPCIISEIKNKHYLLDRNGNIIDLYRSSLPIDISRLLIVKQMVNNINSRMYKSIYEQCKHIENKLGGINYVKLLSDHYMVVNMKCGIDIAFDPSHCNKRHVDNLNKIWSDLITKKKDIYLVNACYKKVVVIKWRRHGKENR